One Methanobrevibacter arboriphilus JCM 13429 = DSM 1125 DNA segment encodes these proteins:
- the amrS gene encoding AmmeMemoRadiSam system radical SAM enzyme produces the protein MIVESILYDKLDNGNVQCNVCNHRCKIAEDKLGFCLTRKNLNEKLYSCNYASISSQAIDPIEKKPLYHFLPGSLAYSLGGFGCNMRCLNCQNYIISQNSNEYNEAIKILPETAVKNAINANCMSLAWTYNEPTMYLEYTLETALLSHENGLKNIYVSNGYMSEEALNLLLPRIDAFNIDLKSMSNEFYINNCQAKLDPILDNIKSIYNHKKHLEITNLLITGYNDFHDLIKSLTDFIVTELGKDVPLHFSRFFPYYKMRDVPPTEISKLEIAKEIAIESGLEYVYLGNVQTDQNSYCPDCGELLIERNGYNTINKSKIKNNKCINCGRKLNFIYN, from the coding sequence ATGATTGTTGAATCAATTTTGTATGATAAGCTAGATAATGGGAATGTTCAATGTAATGTTTGTAACCATAGATGTAAAATTGCTGAAGACAAACTTGGATTTTGTTTAACACGTAAAAATTTAAATGAAAAGTTATATAGTTGTAACTATGCTTCTATATCCTCTCAAGCTATTGATCCTATTGAAAAAAAACCACTTTATCATTTTTTACCAGGGTCATTGGCATATTCTCTTGGTGGTTTTGGGTGTAACATGAGATGTTTGAACTGTCAGAACTATATCATATCCCAAAATAGTAATGAGTATAATGAAGCTATTAAAATTCTTCCAGAAACAGCTGTTAAAAATGCCATTAATGCAAATTGTATGTCGCTTGCTTGGACCTATAATGAACCTACTATGTACTTAGAATATACTCTAGAAACTGCTTTACTATCTCATGAAAATGGTCTTAAAAATATATATGTTAGTAATGGTTATATGAGTGAAGAAGCTCTTAATCTCTTGCTTCCTAGAATTGATGCATTTAACATAGATTTAAAATCTATGAGTAATGAATTTTATATTAATAATTGTCAAGCTAAACTTGATCCTATTTTAGATAATATAAAATCAATATATAATCATAAAAAGCATTTAGAAATCACTAATCTCTTAATAACTGGTTATAATGATTTTCATGATTTAATAAAAAGTTTGACTGATTTTATTGTAACCGAACTTGGAAAAGATGTGCCACTTCATTTTTCTAGATTTTTCCCTTATTATAAAATGAGGGATGTTCCTCCTACTGAAATTAGTAAATTAGAAATTGCTAAAGAAATAGCTATTGAATCAGGCTTAGAATATGTTTATTTAGGTAATGTTCAAACTGATCAAAATAGTTATTGTCCTGATTGCGGTGAGCTACTTATTGAAAGAAATGGATATAATACTATCAATAAGAGTAAAATTAAAAATAATAAATGTATTAATTGTGGTAGAAAACTAAATTTTATCTATAACTAA
- the rfbC gene encoding dTDP-4-dehydrorhamnose 3,5-epimerase: protein MNKFKFTRTSIEGVFIIEPTVFTDDRGYFMESYHKKEFEENGLNIDFVQDNQSKSTKGVLRGLHFQYNQPQGKLVRVIKGEVFDVAVDLRKDSPTYSKYESVILSEDNKKQFYIPPGFAHGFLVLSDEAEFTYKCTDFYNGSDEGGIIWNDPDINIEWPLNEEELILSEKDQKWKSLKDTSTSF, encoded by the coding sequence TTGAATAAATTTAAATTTACTAGAACTTCTATTGAAGGAGTCTTTATAATAGAACCAACAGTTTTCACTGATGATAGAGGGTATTTTATGGAATCATACCATAAAAAAGAATTTGAAGAAAATGGATTAAATATTGATTTTGTTCAAGATAATCAATCTAAATCTACAAAAGGTGTCTTACGTGGACTTCATTTTCAGTATAATCAACCACAAGGGAAATTAGTAAGAGTAATCAAAGGTGAAGTTTTTGATGTAGCTGTTGATTTAAGAAAAGATTCTCCAACTTATAGTAAGTATGAAAGTGTAATTCTTTCAGAAGATAATAAAAAACAGTTTTATATTCCACCAGGATTTGCTCATGGCTTTTTAGTTTTAAGTGATGAGGCAGAATTTACTTATAAATGTACTGATTTTTATAATGGGTCTGATGAAGGAGGTATCATCTGGAATGATCCAGATATAAACATAGAATGGCCTTTAAATGAAGAAGAGCTAATTTTATCTGAAAAAGATCAAAAATGGAAATCTTTAAAAGATACTTCAACTAGTTTTTAA
- the rfbB gene encoding dTDP-glucose 4,6-dehydratase, which produces MKILVTGGAGFIGSNFIHYILDKYSDYNVINLDSLTYCGNLGNLVEAEENPNYKFIKGDILDTKLVNSIVNKNNIDYIINFAAESHVDRSIHNPKIFLESNIIGTQNLLEVAKKYHERGQIKKYIQISTDEVYGTLGKTGYFTEKTPLSPNSPYSASKAGADMIVRAYHETFNLPINITRCSNNYGPYQFPEKLIPLMINNALDNKKLPVYGDGRNIRDWLHVYDHCTAIDLVLHDGKIGDVYNIGGNNEKENIEIVKIILKYLNRSNDLIEFVEDRLGHDKRYAIDSTKIKSELGWKPKYTFEKGINETIDWYLNNKKWLKEVISGDYISYYEKMHKSSD; this is translated from the coding sequence ATGAAAATATTGGTTACTGGGGGAGCAGGTTTTATTGGAAGTAATTTTATACATTATATTTTAGATAAATACTCTGATTATAATGTTATAAATTTAGATTCACTTACTTATTGTGGAAATCTAGGAAATTTGGTGGAAGCTGAAGAGAATCCTAATTATAAATTTATTAAAGGGGATATTTTAGATACTAAACTTGTGAATAGCATTGTAAATAAAAATAATATTGATTATATAATTAATTTTGCTGCTGAATCTCATGTTGATCGTAGTATTCATAATCCTAAGATTTTTTTAGAATCAAACATTATTGGAACTCAAAATCTGCTTGAAGTAGCTAAAAAATATCATGAAAGAGGTCAGATTAAAAAATATATTCAAATATCTACTGATGAGGTATATGGAACTCTTGGAAAAACAGGTTATTTTACAGAAAAAACTCCTCTTTCTCCAAACAGTCCTTATTCAGCTAGTAAAGCTGGAGCAGATATGATTGTTAGAGCATATCATGAAACTTTCAACCTTCCTATTAATATAACAAGGTGTTCAAATAATTACGGACCATACCAATTTCCAGAAAAATTGATTCCATTAATGATTAATAATGCACTAGATAATAAGAAATTACCTGTTTATGGTGATGGAAGAAATATTCGGGACTGGTTACATGTTTATGATCATTGTACAGCTATTGATCTTGTATTGCATGATGGAAAAATAGGGGATGTTTATAATATAGGTGGAAACAATGAAAAAGAAAATATTGAAATCGTTAAAATTATTCTTAAATATCTGAATAGGTCTAATGATTTGATTGAATTTGTTGAAGATAGATTAGGGCATGATAAAAGATATGCAATTGATTCAACAAAAATAAAAAGTGAATTAGGTTGGAAACCTAAATATACTTTTGAAAAAGGAATAAATGAAACAATAGATTGGTATTTAAATAATAAAAAATGGCTCAAAGAAGTTATTTCTGGGGATTATATTAGTTATTATGAAAAAATGCATAAATCTTCTGATTAA
- a CDS encoding UbiD family decarboxylase gives MENFLNIIKDEYGILTIEEEVSTEFEAARILREHPKKTVILKNVKGYDIPIISGICNTREKIAKSLGCTVDEITKRIIKATENPQKTTKYKKINNSEYSTKKADLGKIPILTHYKRDGGAYITAGVVFAKDPETGIQNASIHRMLVIGKDKLAIRIVPRNLYTYFQRSEKLNKDLKIAIAIGMNPSTLLSTTTSVPIDCDEMEVANVFNDGNLELLDLENSGLKVPQADIIFEGKILAGKRAKEGPFVDLTDTYDVVRDEPVIKLDHMHIKNNAMYHAILPAGFEHKLLQGLPQEPRIFQAVKNTVPTVQNVLLTEGGCCWLHAAIAIKKQTQGDGKNVILAALAAHPSLKHAVVVDEDVDIFDPQDLEYAIATRVKGDDDIIIIPKARGSSLDPVALPDGTTTKIGVDATKLLGKEEEFERVSFSE, from the coding sequence ATGGAAAATTTTTTAAATATAATAAAGGATGAATATGGAATTTTGACTATAGAAGAAGAAGTTTCTACAGAGTTTGAAGCAGCAAGAATACTTAGAGAACATCCTAAAAAAACAGTTATATTAAAAAATGTTAAAGGTTATGATATTCCAATAATCTCAGGAATTTGTAATACTAGAGAAAAAATAGCTAAGTCATTAGGTTGTACTGTTGATGAGATAACCAAAAGAATTATTAAAGCTACTGAAAATCCTCAAAAAACAACTAAATATAAAAAAATTAATAATTCAGAATATAGTACCAAAAAAGCAGATTTAGGTAAAATTCCAATATTAACTCATTACAAAAGAGATGGAGGAGCTTATATAACTGCAGGAGTAGTTTTTGCAAAAGATCCAGAAACAGGAATACAAAATGCTTCTATACATAGAATGTTAGTTATTGGAAAAGATAAATTAGCTATAAGAATCGTTCCAAGAAACCTTTACACATATTTCCAAAGATCAGAAAAACTAAATAAAGATTTAAAAATAGCTATAGCTATTGGAATGAATCCATCAACACTTCTTTCAACAACAACATCTGTCCCAATTGATTGTGATGAAATGGAAGTTGCAAATGTATTTAATGATGGAAATCTTGAATTGTTAGATTTGGAAAATAGTGGTTTAAAAGTTCCTCAAGCAGATATAATATTTGAAGGAAAAATATTAGCTGGAAAAAGAGCTAAAGAAGGGCCTTTTGTTGATTTAACCGATACATATGATGTAGTTAGAGATGAACCAGTTATTAAGTTAGATCATATGCATATAAAAAATAATGCAATGTATCATGCTATTCTTCCAGCTGGATTTGAGCATAAATTACTACAAGGACTTCCTCAAGAGCCTAGAATATTCCAAGCTGTGAAGAATACTGTTCCAACAGTCCAAAATGTTTTATTAACAGAAGGAGGTTGTTGTTGGTTACATGCAGCAATAGCTATAAAAAAACAAACACAAGGTGATGGTAAAAATGTTATACTAGCTGCACTTGCAGCTCATCCATCATTAAAACATGCAGTAGTGGTTGATGAAGATGTTGATATTTTCGATCCTCAAGATCTTGAATATGCTATAGCTACAAGAGTTAAAGGTGATGATGACATAATAATCATTCCTAAAGCAAGAGGTTCATCACTTGATCCTGTAGCATTACCTGATGGAACAACTACAAAAATTGGTGTTGATGCTACTAAATTACTTGGAAAAGAAGAAGAATTTGAAAGAGTGAGCTTTAGTGAATAG
- the purE gene encoding 5-(carboxyamino)imidazole ribonucleotide mutase: MNPKVMIILGSASDLKIAQKSIDIFETLQIPYSLKVASAHRTHEKVKKLVVEATTNGIEVFMGIAGLAAHLPGSIAAYTHKPVIGVPVDVKLGGLDALFASSQMPFPAPVATVGIDRGDNGAILAGQIIGVNDPEVKKRVSKLRKSYQEKVKIDEEKLISQLDGKLLQKNFLDNYDEISEEKLNKEEPHTDKIFKESESVESEKNTPLVSVVPGSYSDIEEAKNVALTLDRLGISYDISVISPIRYPDKFNKYMENMKDVKLFIAVTGLSAHVTGSIVALSEKPVIGVPRSVEINGLDSLLSMVNMPPGVPVGTVGIENGRNAGVLAGEILGISDKNIEEKLKLMKYKTADI, encoded by the coding sequence ATGAACCCTAAAGTAATGATAATCTTAGGAAGTGCATCAGACTTAAAAATAGCTCAAAAATCTATTGATATATTTGAAACACTTCAAATTCCATACAGTTTAAAAGTTGCATCTGCACATAGAACCCATGAAAAAGTAAAAAAATTAGTAGTTGAAGCTACAACAAATGGAATAGAAGTTTTCATGGGGATTGCTGGATTAGCGGCCCATTTACCAGGTTCTATAGCAGCTTATACTCACAAACCAGTGATTGGTGTTCCTGTTGATGTTAAGTTAGGTGGTTTAGATGCATTGTTTGCTTCATCCCAAATGCCTTTCCCTGCTCCAGTAGCAACTGTTGGAATTGATAGAGGAGACAATGGAGCGATTCTTGCTGGACAAATCATAGGAGTTAATGATCCTGAAGTTAAAAAAAGAGTATCAAAACTTAGAAAATCCTATCAAGAAAAAGTTAAAATCGATGAAGAAAAACTAATCTCTCAATTAGATGGTAAATTATTACAAAAAAACTTTTTAGATAACTATGATGAAATAAGTGAGGAAAAATTAAACAAAGAAGAACCCCACACAGATAAAATATTCAAAGAGTCGGAAAGTGTTGAATCAGAAAAAAATACTCCTTTAGTTTCAGTTGTTCCTGGAAGTTATTCCGATATTGAAGAAGCTAAAAATGTTGCTTTAACATTAGATAGATTAGGAATTAGCTATGATATTAGTGTAATATCCCCTATAAGATATCCTGATAAATTTAATAAATATATGGAAAATATGAAAGATGTTAAATTATTTATAGCTGTTACTGGATTGTCTGCTCATGTTACTGGATCAATAGTTGCATTAAGTGAAAAGCCAGTTATAGGAGTTCCACGTTCTGTAGAGATAAATGGACTTGATTCATTATTATCAATGGTAAATATGCCACCAGGAGTTCCTGTTGGAACAGTAGGTATTGAAAATGGAAGAAATGCAGGAGTTTTAGCTGGAGAAATATTAGGTATTTCTGATAAGAACATTGAAGAAAAGCTAAAATTAATGAAATACAAAACAGCGGATATATAA
- a CDS encoding glycosyltransferase, giving the protein MENKHSSSVSIIIPAYNEEATVAHVVNVAMELPYVTEVIVIDDGSYDKTAEEAKLVGADVISHTSNQGKGSAIKTGFKHSKGDIVAFIDADIYNLTSDKIEMIISPILEGKTDITKTKFMRESGRVTELTAKPLLRFFFPEVNFEQPLSGQFAGKRSVLEKIKFEKDYGVDVGIVLDADAHGMRIKEVDIGEIKHDMSPLESLNEMANEVTRTIVDRAMEYGRVTMMDSMGNYIRMTTLGLSLIILGLFTIFFVQGVPLELGVIISLAGILLTIYYVIKLIIKTTIMFRKRPKGNFFRSFIKMHFPVVISALVLLVMISTFLSAATYSDGRLSIEPTSKNLVIFPGSPDQTIYVRGPYNVDSALENQSTIIRMPQDALNTLELSYGDKLRIGDEYYTINKARNEEPNILRIPYDVRMFLDLQVGDVISDGKIKGVFEGIQVEHSFNINDSNISGSEYSIINSRNMNGTTMDVYVDHNRVGSISGSFKPNETYDIYVNGLIAKSIYINDDIKRGNSYFIYSGDHIIELKVSNNISTSKRFLPNKFGPFLVFNFE; this is encoded by the coding sequence ATGGAAAATAAACACTCGTCATCTGTTTCAATTATTATTCCTGCTTATAATGAAGAAGCAACTGTAGCTCATGTTGTAAATGTTGCTATGGAATTACCTTATGTAACTGAAGTTATTGTTATTGATGATGGGTCTTATGATAAAACAGCTGAGGAAGCTAAACTTGTAGGGGCAGATGTTATATCTCATACTAGTAATCAAGGAAAAGGTTCAGCTATTAAAACAGGTTTTAAACATTCTAAAGGAGATATTGTTGCATTTATAGATGCTGATATTTATAATTTAACCTCTGATAAAATTGAAATGATCATATCTCCTATTTTAGAAGGAAAAACAGATATCACAAAAACTAAGTTTATGAGAGAAAGTGGAAGAGTAACTGAACTTACAGCTAAGCCTCTTCTTAGATTTTTCTTTCCAGAAGTTAATTTTGAACAACCTTTAAGTGGTCAATTTGCTGGAAAACGTTCAGTTCTTGAGAAAATTAAATTTGAAAAAGATTATGGTGTAGATGTTGGTATTGTACTTGATGCTGATGCTCATGGAATGAGAATCAAAGAAGTGGACATTGGGGAAATTAAACATGACATGTCTCCTCTTGAAAGTCTAAATGAAATGGCTAATGAGGTTACAAGGACAATTGTTGATAGGGCTATGGAATATGGCCGTGTAACAATGATGGATTCAATGGGTAATTACATCAGAATGACTACACTGGGATTGTCACTAATTATTTTAGGTCTTTTTACAATATTTTTTGTTCAAGGAGTTCCTTTAGAATTAGGGGTAATTATATCTTTAGCTGGTATTCTTTTAACAATTTATTATGTTATTAAACTTATTATAAAAACCACGATAATGTTTAGGAAGAGACCTAAGGGTAATTTTTTCAGATCATTTATTAAGATGCATTTTCCTGTTGTCATCTCTGCCCTTGTATTATTAGTAATGATATCAACATTTTTAAGTGCAGCTACATATTCAGATGGGAGATTATCTATTGAACCTACTTCAAAAAATCTTGTAATATTTCCAGGATCTCCAGATCAAACTATATATGTTAGAGGTCCTTATAATGTTGATAGTGCACTAGAAAATCAATCCACTATTATAAGAATGCCTCAAGATGCTTTAAATACATTGGAACTTAGTTATGGTGATAAACTCCGTATTGGAGATGAATACTACACAATTAATAAGGCTAGGAATGAAGAACCGAATATTTTAAGAATTCCTTATGATGTTAGGATGTTTCTTGATCTTCAAGTTGGCGATGTAATATCAGATGGAAAAATAAAGGGAGTTTTTGAAGGAATTCAGGTAGAACATAGTTTTAATATTAATGATTCTAACATATCTGGTTCTGAATATTCTATAATAAACTCTAGAAATATGAATGGAACTACAATGGATGTATATGTTGATCATAATAGAGTTGGATCTATTTCTGGATCTTTTAAACCTAATGAAACTTATGATATATATGTTAATGGATTAATAGCTAAATCTATATATATAAATGATGATATAAAAAGAGGAAATAGCTATTTCATTTATTCTGGAGATCATATTATTGAACTAAAAGTTTCAAATAATATTTCAACATCAAAAAGATTTCTTCCAAATAAATTTGGACCTTTTTTAGTTTTCAACTTTGAATAA
- the mmp11 gene encoding methanogenesis marker protein 11 — protein MEILKPTDLKKKFNDPWIAPYEKVITMADNDLVEIVEYHPCISGSHWLVNQYKNTSKLILNAYRDGNKQVFLTKVGKEPLNLKASVNAAGIEEVAIDDENNTVKVVHSGLAGAGVGAGMCRGMGDGIKQVEIYEKGGGSKLGKAGVITPKMEKVVIGIDDTDTKDEGATWTMAHNVGIELKKEGFEYLDHIIVQLYPHNPHKTQNCVSIALTFAVFPEEKGKLIKRTIELLKRDTLSDKTAIAILNGLTIPQELFEYSMKAKTGMVSVKEAEKVAKDLNIRLIAVTGNHGKIGALAALGLYNDPDEAVKVYY, from the coding sequence ATGGAAATTTTGAAGCCTACTGATTTAAAAAAGAAATTTAATGATCCTTGGATAGCTCCTTATGAAAAAGTAATAACCATGGCTGATAATGATCTTGTTGAAATTGTTGAGTATCATCCATGTATATCAGGTTCACATTGGCTTGTTAATCAGTACAAAAATACTAGTAAGCTAATTTTAAATGCTTATAGAGATGGTAACAAACAAGTATTCTTAACAAAAGTTGGTAAGGAACCACTCAATCTTAAAGCTAGTGTCAATGCTGCTGGAATTGAAGAAGTAGCTATTGATGATGAAAATAATACGGTTAAAGTTGTTCATAGTGGTTTAGCAGGGGCTGGTGTTGGAGCAGGAATGTGTCGTGGAATGGGTGATGGAATAAAACAAGTTGAGATTTATGAAAAAGGTGGAGGATCTAAACTTGGAAAAGCAGGAGTAATAACTCCAAAAATGGAAAAAGTAGTTATTGGGATTGATGATACTGATACTAAAGATGAAGGAGCTACTTGGACTATGGCCCATAATGTAGGAATAGAACTAAAAAAAGAAGGTTTTGAATATTTAGATCATATTATAGTTCAATTATATCCTCATAATCCTCATAAAACTCAAAATTGTGTTTCAATAGCATTGACATTTGCTGTTTTTCCAGAAGAAAAAGGAAAACTTATTAAAAGAACTATAGAGCTATTAAAAAGAGATACATTGTCTGATAAAACAGCTATTGCTATATTAAACGGACTTACCATTCCCCAAGAACTTTTTGAATATTCAATGAAGGCTAAAACAGGTATGGTATCAGTGAAAGAAGCTGAAAAGGTGGCTAAAGATTTAAATATTCGATTAATAGCTGTCACTGGAAATCATGGAAAAATAGGTGCATTGGCCGCACTTGGACTTTATAACGATCCAGATGAAGCTGTTAAAGTATATTACTAG
- the ribH gene encoding 6,7-dimethyl-8-ribityllumazine synthase → MVKYRIGAVVAEFNYDLTHMMLELAKEEAKIRNCEIVQVVPVPGVFDMPLAIKKLLEKEDIDTVITLGAVIEGSTDHDQIVAQHASRKIADLSLEFEKPVSLGISGPGMTRLDAHKRVDYGKRAVEAAVKMCDRLKEI, encoded by the coding sequence ATGGTAAAGTATAGAATAGGGGCAGTTGTAGCTGAATTTAATTATGATTTAACTCACATGATGTTAGAATTAGCTAAAGAAGAAGCAAAAATTAGAAATTGTGAAATTGTACAAGTTGTTCCAGTTCCTGGAGTATTCGATATGCCACTAGCTATTAAAAAATTATTAGAAAAAGAGGATATTGATACTGTAATTACTCTTGGTGCTGTTATTGAAGGCTCAACTGATCATGACCAAATAGTTGCACAACATGCTTCAAGAAAAATAGCTGATCTTTCACTAGAATTTGAAAAACCTGTTTCACTTGGAATAAGTGGACCTGGAATGACAAGATTAGATGCACATAAACGTGTTGATTATGGTAAAAGAGCTGTGGAAGCAGCAGTTAAAATGTGCGACCGCTTGAAAGAAATCTAA